One region of Culex pipiens pallens isolate TS chromosome 2, TS_CPP_V2, whole genome shotgun sequence genomic DNA includes:
- the LOC120426612 gene encoding chymotrypsin-like elastase family member 2A → MHSIQFSCNRDHCITSAMPLRYQSICLAAFVLLCVTSAANGNEAEAALGPIETHPNIQLINQENCGKNEYMFGYAEDRKPIIMQYPWMVQLRHPFQNPEYVPCNGLLINKNYVLTTNCVDWNDDVSVTLGDYRTDLTRDCEPRDQEPHFCLDPVQIIPVSEHTQKDQLALARLSVAAYIGRRNHIEAACLPTSPEQRDRIYPSYILTGWKESGKDAKFLQRAMLDLIPRQECQEEMDRYPYGDADEKNVTEAIVCVRNVADPSRSPRCNDYQPGTVVQVVEKTSNRYIAQGIQTGISYCSKPERFVRIAHYMQWILDTIKP, encoded by the exons ATGCACTCAATACAGTTCAGTTGCAACCGTGACCACTGCATCACCTCCGCGATGCCGCTCCGTTATCAGTCAATATGTCTTGCGGCGTTTGTTTTACTGTGCGTGACCTCTGCTGCCAATGGGAATGAGGCTGAGGCTGCGTTAGGTCCAATCGAAACGCATCCCAACATTCAGCTGATCAACCAGGAAAATTGTGGTAAAAATGAGTACATGTTTGGATATGCCGAGGACAGAAAGCCCATCATTATGCAATATCCGTGGATGGTACAGCTGCGGCATCCGTTCCAAAACCCCGAGTACGTACCGTGCAATGGACTGCTGATCAACAAGAACTACGTCCTGACGACAAACTGCGTCGATTGGAA CGACGACGTTTCCGTAACGCTCGGAGACTACCGAACCGACCTGACCCGGGACTGTGAACCACGTGACCAGGAGCCGCACTTCTGCCTCGACCCTGTTCAAATCATCCCCGTATCGGAACACACCCAAAAGGACCAACTAGCGCTGGCCAGGCTTTCCGTTGCGGCGTACATCGGTCGCCGAAACCACATCGAGGCGGCGTGTCTTCCGACGAGTCCGGAACAGCGCGATCGCATCTACCCCAGCTACATCCTGACCGGTTGGAAGGAGTCCGGCAAAGATGCCAAGTTTCTGCAGCGAGCGATGCTCGATTTGATTCCCCGGCAGGAGTGTCAGGAAGAAATGGACCGCTATCCGTACGGCGATGCGGACGAGAAGAATGTGACGGAAGCGATCGTTTGTGTGCGGAACGTGGCGGATCCGAGCCGAAGCCCGCGATGCAACGATTATCAACCGGGGACGGTGGTGCAGGTGGTTGAGAAGACAAGCAATCGCTACATTGCGCAAGGAATTCAGACGGGGATTTCGTACTGTAGTAAGCCGGAGAGGTTCGTCAGGATTGCGCACTACATGCAGTGGATTTTGGACACTATCAAACCTTGA